The following coding sequences lie in one Rutidosis leptorrhynchoides isolate AG116_Rl617_1_P2 chromosome 4, CSIRO_AGI_Rlap_v1, whole genome shotgun sequence genomic window:
- the LOC139844767 gene encoding probable WRKY transcription factor 53: METGQKRPLITELTQGKEFTNQLKNHLDNPTSAETCEVLVEKILSSYEKALSMLNWRCAIDDTPTPFDNTSPRTQLSDPADSNSPNNSNNKNVFKKRKPIAKWSEQVKVCSGALVEGPLSDGYSWRKYGQKEILGANHPRAYYRCTHRHVQGCLATKQVQRSDEDSSVYEVTYKGRHTCIHATELSKALEKKPKKEEKTEKDSRSTKKRCMDRVFSFKISKGLNASDQEGLFPSFSFASTPIETEKLENLFYGGCDSTTFITLNHNLQSSDSDLSEMMNSTPNSATNSPLVDWDLTIDYEDFDSNFVFDITKSEMFA, encoded by the exons ATGGAAACTGGTCAGAAAAGGCCTTTGATTACTGAGTTAACTCAAGGCAAAGAGTTCACTAATCAGCTCAAAAACCATCTTGATAATCCTACGTCAGCTGAAACTTGTGAAGTTTTGGTTGAAAAGATACTTTCTTCCTATGAAAAAGCACTTTCGATGCTCAACTGGAGATGTGCTATTGATGACACACCAACTCCTTTTGATAACACTAGTCCAAGGACTCAACTTTCAGACCCTGCAGATTCAAATTCTCCTAATAATTCCAACAACAAAAATGTCTTCAAGAAAAG GAAACCAATAGCAAAATGGAGTGAGCAGGTGAAAGTGTGTTCAGGGGCTTTAGTGGAAGGTCCTCTTAGTGATGGGTATAGTTGGAGAAAATATGGTCAGAAAGAGATTTTAGGTGCTAATCATCCAAG GGCATATTATAGATGCACACATCGACATGTTCAAGGATGTTTGGCAACAAAACAAGTACAAAGGTCCGATGAAGATTCATCGGTCTATGAAGTAACATATAAGGGAAGGCATACTTGCATTCATGCCACTGAACTATCGAAAGCGTTAGAGAAAAAACCGAAAAAGGAAGAAAAAACCGAAAAAGATTCGAGATCAACAAAAAAAAGGTGTATGGATCGTGTGTTTAGCTTCAAAATTAGTAAAGGACTTAATGCTAGTGATCAAGAAGGATTATTTCCTTCCTTTTCGTTTGCTTCAACACCAATTGAAACCGAAAAGTTAGAGAATCTTTTCTATGGAGGATGTGATTCGACAACTTTTATTACTCTCAACCACAATTTGCAGAGTTCAGATTCTGATCTTAGTGAGATGATGAACTCAACACCAAATTCAGCGACGAATTCGCCTTTGGTGGATTGGGATCTTACAATTGATTATGAAGATTTTGATAGTAACTTCGTTTTCGACATCACAAAATCAGAGATGTTCGCGTAA